The Macrobrachium nipponense isolate FS-2020 chromosome 19, ASM1510439v2, whole genome shotgun sequence genome contains a region encoding:
- the LOC135212544 gene encoding larval cuticle protein 2-like: MKYALLITVACVACFVTFVRAIPTVMDFEGDEHAHKQEGEAGDKVEGYYSWTSPEGEEFYVKYVADEDGYRVVDSNAVPVSHAGVKANGNQGSFGGEEETA, from the exons ATGAAATACGCA CTTCTCATCACCGTGGCCTGCGTTGCCTGCTTTGTCACCTTCGTCAGAGCTATTCCGACGGTCATGGACTTCGAAGGCGATGAGCATGCCCACAAGCAGGAGGGAGAGGCTGGGGACAAGGTGGAAGGATATTACAG TTGGACCTCACCCGAAGGAGAGGAATTCTACGTCAAGTACGTAGCTGACGAAGACGGCTACAGAGTAGTCGATTCCAACGCCGTTCCCGTCAGCCACGCCGGAGTGAAGGCCAACGGGAATCAGGGGTCCTTCGGGGGCGAGGAAGAAACTGCTTAA